The proteins below are encoded in one region of Flavobacterium nackdongense:
- a CDS encoding PspC domain-containing protein produces MKAVLQLKYFFEKHGFHVSSRLADKLGMRVSDVRLFFIYISFVTAGLWFGVYLTLAFWIRLKDLIRGKRSSVFDL; encoded by the coding sequence GTGAAAGCGGTATTACAACTCAAATATTTTTTCGAAAAACATGGTTTTCATGTGTCATCACGTTTGGCTGATAAGTTGGGAATGCGTGTTTCTGATGTGAGATTGTTTTTTATCTATATTAGTTTCGTGACTGCTGGTTTGTGGTTTGGGGTCTATTTGACGCTTGCGTTCTGGATTCGGTTGAAAGATTTAATTCGTGGTAAACGTTCTTCAGTTTTTGATTTGTAA